The following are from one region of the Phycisphaeraceae bacterium genome:
- a CDS encoding AbgT family transporter → MSNATPSSQPSGRTKRSLLDYVEIAGNRLPDPSILFMLGALLVMVASAAATWTGWEVVKKVPVQVTDPSTGVTTLELVPSMIEVATVNEAGERVVEMREEVLTAVNLLTSDGIYWALRSMVKNFMDFPPLGIVLVGMLGIGVAERTGLIAALLKLFMLITPRKLLTPAMVFIGVMSSLASDAGYVVLPPLAALLFISVGRSPIVGIAAVFAGVAAGFNANLLVTGLDPLLAGLSTTGAQFVDPGYVVNPAANWLFMIASTFMATLAGWAVTHWVVEPRFEKKSPENGGPSRDGGEGLEAQRLTPEEKRGVRFAGVVALVGLLVVALNVVIPGFPLHGKGVVFDRWAEAIVPLLFILFLLPGVAFGISNKTIGSSKDLARLMTESMASMAPIIVLAFFAAQFVEYFRYSNLGAMLAVSGGEFLATAGLPTFLLLLAFILLTAVFNMFVGSMSAKYALFAPIFIPMLMLVGISPELTQAAYRIGDSVTNIITPLNAYLIIILVYMQKHDKSAGMGTLIATMLPYTIALTIGWCVMLGVWLWLGIPLGIPFETGPLEYVPTGSR, encoded by the coding sequence ATGAGCAACGCCACGCCCTCGTCCCAGCCGTCAGGTCGCACCAAGCGCTCGCTCCTCGACTACGTCGAGATCGCCGGGAACCGGCTGCCGGACCCCTCGATCCTCTTCATGCTCGGCGCGCTGCTGGTCATGGTCGCGTCGGCGGCGGCGACCTGGACCGGGTGGGAAGTCGTGAAGAAGGTGCCCGTGCAGGTGACCGACCCGTCGACCGGCGTGACCACGCTGGAGCTGGTCCCGTCGATGATCGAGGTCGCGACGGTGAACGAGGCGGGCGAGCGCGTCGTCGAGATGCGCGAGGAGGTGCTGACAGCGGTGAACCTGCTGACCTCGGACGGGATCTATTGGGCGCTTCGCTCGATGGTGAAGAACTTCATGGACTTCCCGCCCCTGGGCATCGTTCTCGTGGGAATGCTGGGCATCGGCGTCGCGGAGCGGACGGGGCTGATCGCGGCGCTGCTGAAGCTGTTCATGCTCATCACGCCGCGGAAGCTGCTCACGCCGGCGATGGTGTTCATCGGGGTGATGAGCTCGCTGGCGTCGGACGCGGGGTATGTGGTGCTGCCCCCGCTGGCGGCGCTGCTGTTCATCTCTGTGGGTCGTTCGCCGATCGTGGGGATCGCGGCGGTCTTCGCCGGGGTGGCCGCTGGTTTCAACGCAAACCTGCTGGTGACGGGGCTCGACCCGCTGCTCGCCGGGCTTTCGACCACCGGCGCGCAGTTCGTGGACCCGGGGTACGTGGTGAACCCGGCCGCGAACTGGCTGTTCATGATTGCGTCGACCTTCATGGCGACGCTGGCCGGCTGGGCGGTGACGCACTGGGTCGTCGAGCCTCGGTTTGAGAAGAAGTCGCCCGAGAACGGGGGCCCGAGCCGCGATGGGGGCGAGGGGCTCGAGGCGCAGCGCCTCACGCCCGAGGAGAAGCGCGGCGTTCGTTTCGCTGGAGTCGTCGCCCTCGTCGGCCTGCTGGTCGTGGCGCTGAACGTGGTGATCCCCGGCTTCCCGCTGCACGGGAAGGGCGTGGTCTTCGACCGCTGGGCCGAGGCGATCGTCCCGCTGCTGTTCATCCTGTTCCTTCTCCCGGGCGTCGCGTTCGGGATCAGCAACAAGACGATCGGGTCGTCGAAGGACCTCGCGCGCCTGATGACCGAATCGATGGCCTCGATGGCGCCGATCATCGTGCTGGCGTTCTTCGCGGCGCAGTTCGTCGAATACTTCCGCTACTCGAACCTGGGGGCGATGCTGGCGGTCAGCGGGGGCGAGTTCCTCGCGACCGCCGGGCTGCCGACCTTCCTGCTGCTGCTGGCGTTCATCCTGCTGACCGCGGTGTTCAACATGTTCGTCGGGTCGATGAGCGCGAAGTACGCGCTGTTCGCGCCGATCTTCATCCCGATGCTCATGCTCGTGGGCATCAGCCCCGAGCTGACCCAGGCGGCGTACCGCATCGGCGACTCGGTGACCAACATCATCACGCCTCTGAACGCGTACCTGATCATCATCCTCGTGTACATGCAGAAGCACGACAAGAGCGCCGGGATGGGCACGCTGATCGCGACGATGCTCCCCTACACGATCGCGCTGACGATCGGGTGGTGCGTCATGCTTGGCGTGTGGCTGTGGCTGGGCATCCCGCTGGGGATCCCGTTCGAGACCGGCCCGCTGGAGTACGTGCCGACCGGCTCGCGCTGA
- a CDS encoding LemA family protein: MGILITIVVAVLVLLAIAGLVIGIYNSLVRLRNRFQNAFSQIEVQLKRRYDLIPNLVETAKAYMAHERETLEAVIAARNQAGSALASAAKDQTGGGIAQLASAEGALGGALGRLFAVMEAYPDLKANQNMMQLSEELTSTENKVAFARQAYNDSVMAYNTYRQSFPPVIFAGMFGHSRDAELLNFGDEKIHVAPKVAF; encoded by the coding sequence ATGGGAATTCTGATCACGATCGTCGTCGCCGTGCTGGTGCTCCTCGCGATCGCGGGGCTGGTGATCGGCATCTACAACTCGCTGGTCCGCCTGCGCAACCGCTTCCAGAACGCGTTCTCGCAGATCGAGGTGCAGCTGAAGCGTCGCTATGACCTGATCCCGAATCTGGTCGAGACGGCGAAGGCGTACATGGCGCACGAGCGCGAGACGCTCGAGGCGGTCATCGCCGCGAGGAACCAGGCGGGCAGCGCGCTGGCAAGCGCCGCGAAGGACCAGACGGGCGGGGGCATCGCGCAGCTCGCCAGCGCCGAGGGCGCCCTTGGCGGCGCGCTCGGTCGCCTCTTCGCGGTGATGGAGGCCTACCCCGATCTCAAGGCCAACCAGAACATGATGCAGCTCAGCGAGGAGCTCACCTCGACCGAGAACAAGGTCGCGTTCGCGCGTCAGGCGTACAACGACTCGGTGATGGCGTACAACACCTATCGCCAGTCGTTCCCGCCGGTGATTTTCGCCGGGATGTTCGGGCACTCGCGCGACGCGGAGCTGCTCAACTTCGGCGACGAGAAGATCCACGTTGCGCCGAAGGTCGCGTTCTGA